The stretch of DNA CCAAGCGCGCGCTGCATCTGACCTGCGGATCGTTCTCCGAGCAGTGGTTCAAGATCGCGCAGCAGTGCGGCAAGCCCGCCGACGCGCAGAGTGTTGAGTGGGGCAAGGCGAACCGTCCGGAAGAGCTGCGGCGGGCGCTGGCGACCGGCCAGTACGACACCGTCTGCATGGTCTATTCCGAGACCTCGACGGCCGTGCTCAATCCGTTGCCGGAGATGGCGGCGGTGATGCGTGAGTTCCCCGATGTCGTTTTTTGCGTCGACACCGTCAGCGCGCTGGGCGCCAGCCCGGTGCTGGTCGACGAGTGGGGCATCGATGTCTGCTTTGCCTCGGTGCAGAAGGGGCTGGCGCTGCCGCCGGGCTTCACGGTGTTCTCGGTCTCGGCCAAGGCGATGGAGCGGGCGCGTACGGTGCCCGGACGCGGCTACTACTTCGATTTCCTCGTCTTCGAGCAGTATGCGGCCAAATCACAAACACCGACGACACCCTCGATTCCGCACCTGTATGGTCTCAACGCGCAACTGGACCGGATCGCCGTCGAGGGGCTGGAGAACCGCTGGCAGCGTCATCGCGCGCTGGCGCTGCGGTCGCAGGAGTGGGCCGAGGCGGGCTGGGCGTGCTTCGCCGAGGCGGGGCATCGTTCCGATGCCACCACCGCGGTGGTCAACACGCAGAAGATCGACGTCGCCGCGCTCAACAAGCATCTGGCCGAGACGCGCAACATGGTGATATCATCGGGGTACGGGAAGCTGAAGGAGACGACCTTTCGCATCGGCCATGTCGGGGAGACCACCCTGGAGCAGTTGAACATCTGTCTGGCGGAGATCGACCGTTTTGTCGCCGCACACTGAGAACGCATCGCGTCCCCGATGGCGCATCCTGATTCCGACCGCGTTGTCGGCGGAGGGCGTGGAGATTCTGCGGGCGGAGCCGTCGTTTGACATCGACCTGCGTCCGGGGCTGAAGGGGCCGGACTTGCTCGCGGCGTTGGCCGACGCCGACGCCGTGGTGATCCGCAGCGAGCACAAGATCGACGCGGCGGCGGTGGCCGCCGCGCCGCGTCTGCGTCTGGTCGCCCGCGCCGGCGTCGGCGTGGAGAATGTCGATCTGGAGACCTGCACCGCGCGCGGGATTGTCGTGCTCAACACGCCGGCGGCCAACTCGATCGCCGTGGCCGAACTGACCATGGCGATGATGCTGGCGCTGGCGCGCAAGATTGTCCCCGCCGACAATTCGGTCAAAGCCGGCAAGTGGGAGAAGGGGCGGTTCGGCGGG from bacterium encodes:
- a CDS encoding alanine--glyoxylate aminotransferase family protein; protein product: MTTLTFPDRWMFIPGPVNVHPDIRQAMAQPPINHRGKDFAALYQALVPKTQALFRTRHPVYFSTSSAIGLMEACARNLVAKRALHLTCGSFSEQWFKIAQQCGKPADAQSVEWGKANRPEELRRALATGQYDTVCMVYSETSTAVLNPLPEMAAVMREFPDVVFCVDTVSALGASPVLVDEWGIDVCFASVQKGLALPPGFTVFSVSAKAMERARTVPGRGYYFDFLVFEQYAAKSQTPTTPSIPHLYGLNAQLDRIAVEGLENRWQRHRALALRSQEWAEAGWACFAEAGHRSDATTAVVNTQKIDVAALNKHLAETRNMVISSGYGKLKETTFRIGHVGETTLEQLNICLAEIDRFVAAH
- a CDS encoding NAD(P)-dependent oxidoreductase, with amino-acid sequence MSPHTENASRPRWRILIPTALSAEGVEILRAEPSFDIDLRPGLKGPDLLAALADADAVVIRSEHKIDAAAVAAAPRLRLVARAGVGVENVDLETCTARGIVVLNTPAANSIAVAELTMAMMLALARKIVPADNSVKAGKWEKGRFGGHELLGKTLGLVGFGRIGREVALRAQSFGMKVIAYDPFVTPAAAAAAQ